One genomic window of Dermacentor andersoni chromosome 8, qqDerAnde1_hic_scaffold, whole genome shotgun sequence includes the following:
- the LOC126526584 gene encoding uncharacterized protein: MPSRGNRNAASANQDYEIILPTPPTGRIVLNTVFFHADVRGRPYRVEDIRDALGTLAMLPDVEALGAFQMNHVWAVTLKTTEAKNRLLSATEVTVKERRCLIVDRNNQDVRLKLHSVLHYVDDEDIRTAFAPYGKVTEVARERWRTEGLSDKGSTTRIIRLQLKAGYTKEDIPHQLRVAGDLTLVVVAGRAPLCLRCKGTGHIRRECRVPRCALCRRFRHAEEECVKTYAKVTGRSAWDDNAELQMDESEPEDVSTSKTKEPEQEETPSSSHSPNVNKEKEDNAEQVVQPALPPATKTSTSNSSGKKTIKSQSTPLEKSEDVDIKDFKTGAGKRTREETPAANAASNEPTAGEPPPKAAQGRRTSFKPKPNVPLDRHIPGGT, encoded by the coding sequence ATGCCTAGCCGCGGAAACCGGAATGCAGCCAGTGCCAACCAGGATTATGAAATCATTTTACCTACTCCACCAACCGGTCGTATTGTTTTGAACACTGTATTTTTTCATGCGGATGTTCGTGGAAGACCCTACCGTGTAGAAGATATTCGTGATGCACTTGGTACTTTGGCAATGCTTCCTGACGTTGAAGCGTTAGGGGCATTCCAAATGAACCACGTGTGGGCGGTGACGCTGAAGACTACGGAGGCTAAGAATAGGTTGCTTTCTGCAACTGAAGTGACCGTGAAGGAGCGCCGTTGTCTCATCGTAGATCGAAACAACCAAGATGTTCGACTAAAGCTGCATTCGGTCCTGCATTATGTGGACGACGAAGACATACGGACCGCTTTTGCACCCTACGGAAAAGTCACCGAAGTCGCAAGAGAGCGATGGCGAACGGAAGGGTTATCGGACAAAGGCTCTACAACGCGTATTATCAGACTTCAGCTCAAGGCAGGCTACACGAAGGAAGACATCCCACATCAACTACGAGTAGCAGGTGATCTCACTTTAGTCGTAGTGGCTGGAAGAGCTCCACTCTGCTTACGGTGTAAAGGGACTGGTCACATACGACGCGAATGTCGTGTTCCTCGGTGCGCGCTGTGCAGACGTTTTCGTCACGCTGAGGAAGAGTGCGTGAAGACTTATGCGAAGGTTACAGGCCGATCTGCGTGGGACGACAACGCAGAGCTACAAATGGATGAATCGGAACCTGAGGATGTTTCCACCAGCAAGACCAAAGAACCCGAACAAGAGGAAACGCCCTCTTCGTCGCATTCGCCCAACGTAAACAAAGAGAAAGAGGATAACGCCGAGCAAGTTGTACAACCTGCGCTGCCTCCTGCAACGAAAACCAGTACGTCCAACAGTTCAGGGAAAAAAACCATCAAGAGCCAGTCAACGCCTTTGGAGAAATCCGAAGATGTCGACATTAAGGATTTCAAGACCGGTGCGGGGAAGAGAACACGCGAGGAAACACCAGCAGCGAACGCGGCCTCAAACGAGCCCACTGCCGGCGAGCCACCCCCTAAAGCGGCCCAAGGGCGCCGCACGAGCTTCAAGCCAAAGCCCAACGTACCACTGGACCGTCATATTCCGGGGGGCACGTAG